The nucleotide sequence CAGAAGTGTATAGGTACCTACGCATTTCTTTCTACACTGTGATCACAACAACATGGGATTTCTGACctggcggctgctgctgctgctactgctcctCGTTGTCGCCACTCATGCAGGCAAGTGCTTTCATTATACTTCTATATCTGTCTTACACACGCGCGAGTTCATTTCGACTGTACAGTTATATAGCGAGGAGAATTTTACTGCTGATTGTCTCGGAGTGACTCGGTCAGTCGTGTGTGCTCCTCTCGACCGTTAGACCTTATAGTGATACGCGTTTCTATGAAAGTatatattttcgatttttcagaAGAGCAGCCACCAGCGGACTGCGGGCGCTTCTTGAATTTCAAGTACTTCGTGGGCAACCGAACGGAGTTGGACGATTACCCCTGGCTCGCTTTACTGGAGTACGACACGCGTGAGTATATAATATTGAGTGTAAACACACTCCCACTTGTCGCAGCTGTCAAAAATCGTGCAGACACAGCTCGATTATCTAATCGAACGTCGCGCTAATTGACAGCTGCGACAGGTGCCGCCCCCTGCGATTGACACAGATCGATAATTGTGTATCACCGCCACAGCGAGGGGTATGCTGCCCGCGTGTGGAGGCGTGTTGCTGTCCAGCCGATACGTCCTGACGGCGGGTCACTGCGCGGCGAACCTCGGAGCCAACTGGACCTTGAGCGGAGTTCGCCTCGGCGAGTACGACATCTCGACGCCGCTGGATTGTCTGCCGGACGGCGACGCCAGCAACAGCTCGACCTGCATCCCGGAGCATCGCAGTTATGCCATAGAGCGGCGCATAGTGCACGAGAAGTACAGCCGGGATAGTACAGGCCGGGGTCACGATTTGGCACTGCTGAGGCTGGCCGAAGACGTGGTCTTCAGTGAATTCGTTAGACCTATATGCCTGCCCACAAGGTCTGCCCAGCCGCAGAGATTCCAGGTCGCTGGTTGGGGAAAGTTGGCGGGTAGACGTGGGACCAACTTCAAGCTGATGTCGTACATCACTCTGGCCAATGGAACGACTTGTAGGAATAACTACACCGGGGAGAAGGTGTTCATGGCAGAAGATCAGTTCTGCGCCGGTGGGAAGAAGGAAGAGGAGGTTTGCATCGCAGATTCGGGTGGACCGATGATGGGCGTCGAGAAGATGGCTGATGGGAGTTACAGAATGGCGGTGTTTGGCTTGCTCACCACCGACTCCAAGTTCTGCGATGTTCCGGGTTGGCCTGGGATCTTCGTCGATGTACTAACCTACAGGGACTGGATTCTGAGGAATATGAAGCTGTGATGGGGAGGGTAAATCAATCGAATCCTGCGGCTGTTACGTCTCGACTGACGGCGAACGTAAAATAGCATATTTATTGACAGATCTTCTTTAGATATAGTACACCGATTACATTAATGCACGTACGCGTAAAAAAGTAATGTACGCATTTTACACTTAAAACTATTgtgataaataaatgaaatatatacaTCAACCAATGTGTACATAATATACCttgtgtaaataaaatttaaaacataTATCAACGAACGCAATGCTCGAAAACACGAATGTACCTTTCTAACTTCTTTCCCTTGACCTTGCGCATACAGTACGCCAAAAGAAACTCGAAGGCCAAAACGAAGCACGAAATAGAGTTTCCTATTATCAGTATCAATGTCATTTTCGAGTTCAGTTGGGCCTTGTCGTTCTTCGAAAAATTCTCCAATAGCATCATTTTGTTCCGTACCGAATATGCATCGTCGTAATAATGAAGAGGCGTTTCGTTTACAAAGTTCTTGTAGATGTATGTGAAGTTTCTCAAAGTACTGTGATACCAGTTGTTCATGAGACCAGAGTCGACAAAAATGCGCATGATTCTATTGAACTGGTAAACGTATGGCGACGTCTTGGTCATTATCATGGCTGCCCAACATGGCTGAACTATCGCCTCCTCCACGAAGCTTATGATCCAGCCTCGGTCCTTGTTCCCGTAGCTACCTGTTACCAGACGTCCCAAATTACTGTCTACCTGTATGAATCGAGGACAAGTCATTTAATATGTATAATTCACGCAAAGTTTAATTCGTTATCTGACCTCACATCCGTTGACACTTTTCTGGTTGATGAGCATCGCGATACATTCTGCCCCGTTCTCTTCCGATTCTATGGTCGTCGATTCTCGTAGCAACTGCTTCAGAGCTACATTATCGTGCGACGGTATGACCTTCTTGGAGTCTTGCGTGATAGATGGCACGATCCCAGCGTTGAGTACGTCCTGAAGACTCGTAAGCTCGGGGAAAAGGTCTTGCCAAAGATAGATGTCCAAAAGCTGTTCAAGAATGTTGACCGACAAAGCCGAAGAGATGACGAACAAACTGACGAAGACTATCTTCTCGTAGCACTTGCGATAGTTTACCGAAGTTGGACTACCCACGAGGACCTTGATAATGTTGTGCGTCGACCAGAACTTCGTGTCAAGTTGAATCAGGTGGATGAAGAGGGAAAATATGACGACGGTTATCGTGATGACCAGCATTATTTTCATCAAGTTGTGTGACAACTTTATGACCGGCTTGCCGTACTGTCTGACGATGAGGTTCGTCGAGAACGGGTACAGAAAGATCGTCGTCTCAAAGGGCAAATCCTCCAGAGGTTTCGTACCGATCATTCCGAAAAAGTTGACCGCGAATTCGATGGTCCCTTTTGACATTAATCTATCTATTCTATCTAGGTAACTACCACTGACgttcaattttttgaaattcgagCTTTGCAAGTAAATGATCTTCAGTTTAGCGGTGAAGTTCAACTTCTCGGTAAGAGTTCGAGTGATGGCGACGTCCAGACCTTGGGCCATATTAAATGCGTCGTTTTCTACGTAGTTGCTATTGATCATGACCATCGGAAGATCGTTGTACATCCCGATGTGAAGGTGGTAGCCATGTAGATTTTTCAACTTGTCCTCGAACAGCTGATTCGTTTGCAATAGATCAGATTCTTGGTACAGGTTGTTAAACGGGTTGAACTGGTGCAATATCGCTGAAGAATGTTGAAGATCGTTTCTGAGATGTCTGGAGATCCTCGAGAATTTCCGTAACTCGATCACCACGACGTCCAGGAAGTCGTATCCCCAGGCAAAATCAAAGAACTCTCGCAACCTAGAACGCCTCGATGAATCGTTAacgaagaagaataagcactTGGGACGTGTAGTGTTGAGCGAGAAGTCCACCAGAAACTGGATGTGTTCGAAGAAGAGTCGTTCAACGTAATTCTGTCGGCTGTCGTCAACGAGTATGACGTTCAACGATTTCCTTTGGCTTCTCAAGTACAGTCTCCTCTTAACGCCCGTCAAGCGTTCGTTATTCGAATCGGGTGTCGGAACACTCGACAGTTCACTCGTGTTGACGGTTAAACTAGGAAACTGGCTTACGATTTTCTGAAGGAATTTCGCAGACGTCGCCGAGAGATATTTCGGCGTCTTGCTATGAATCGTCGTCAAGTAAATTTTTTGGTTGCTCCGTATGTATCTGATCACGTGATCGATGGCGTAATCTTCCGTGGGATCCGTAAAACCACACGACATTGAGAGCGCCATCAGAGTACAAAATAGATTTATTCGCAAATTCATAATCtgacgttaaaaaaaaatgtcgaaCGATTCGATTTCATGCTCAGTAATGGGATACTGATTAGAGGCCTTTGACGAAAGTCAAGAGTTCCAAATTATCGTAGAGATCGTATCGCGTGAGGAAATATTGACGCGCGTTAAACGTTGGCGCGTACAGCCTATGATTATCGTTGACGCGAGGGAAACGACCGAGTCTCGTATGTAAACACGTACATTTTTGCTTACTCGactctttattatttatgttttaCATCACAAAAAAGAAACTTATTACACGTTTATTTAAAGCTGCCTACAACAATTTCGCAGAGAAAGATGATACAGGATACAAATTCTCCTATGATCACGACACCCAGTACTTTCTTGCTGAGCGGCACCTGTCTAGCTCTAGCCAGGTGCCTATTCCGGTGACTCGCCGAGATCGACAATTGCATTCGATGGTCCCCGAAGTAGTCCCTGTAAATTCGCGTAAAATTTCGAAACCCTGATGAACTCCAGAAGTCGATGAGACCAGCTTCGCTGAAACGTCTCAGTACCGAGTTGAAGCCTTCGACGTAGGGCGATTGTTTGGTAAAAATCATCGCTGCCCAGCAAGGCTGGACTAGCGGTTCCTCGACGAAACTGATGATCCATCCGCCTTCGTGCATGTGTGAAAAACCTCGAGCTACGAATCTACCCAGAGTGCCGTCCACCTCACAACCGTTGACGGAACGAAGCTCGTTACTTATCAGAGACTCCAGGCATAAGGTTACCTTGTCTTCGGATCTAATttggaaataatatttttgatttatttttatacatttgtTACGAACAAATAAAACGATTCAATGCATGATTTACTCGATAGTCGAAGACTCGTTGAATAGCTTCTCCAGAGTGGTATAATTGTAAGTATTCAAAAGCTTCGTATCGTTAGTGATCGATGGCACGATCCCAGAGTGCAACAAGTCGTCAAGCGTCGCGAATTCTTTGAATGACTCCTGCCAGAGACAGCGATCAAACAATTCTTCTAAAATTTGCACCGAAAATAGAGATGAAACAAAGGCAAGGCTGACGAAGGCGAGTCTCTCGAGGGGCTGTCGAGGCTCCGGTTTTATCGCGTTACCGATCAGGACCTTGGTTATATTGTAGGTCGTCCAGGTTTTGCTGTCGTAGCCTAGCAACCATATACCTGAGGCAATAATCATTACGACGAGGATCACCGCGCCGACTATTACCGCCAGGTTGTAGGATACCTTCAGGTTTGAGTTAGCGTATTGCTTAACTATTACGTGATTGGTGAACGGGTACAAGACTATGCTGCAATTTTTTATTACTCAATAAATGTTATAATTCGTGAAGTAtgaaatattcaattaccTGGATTCAAAGAAGAAATCTTCCACAGTTGTAGAGCCTATGATCCCGTAAAAGTTTACGCAAAAATCGATTCTCTCGTTCTTGATCGCGTCGTCGATAAATTCGTAACTCACGTTAAAATATGGCCAAGCTGGACTGTTCGAGTCGGTAACCTCGATCACTACCGTAAAGTTCATTGTCTCAACCAGTGTCCTCGTGATCGATACATCCAATCCCTGTACCACATCCCAAATACCTCTTCCTGTGAAATTTCTGGCCAACAGAATCGTGGGGATGTCATCGAACATCCCAACTTTCAATAGAAACCCGTGCAGGTTTCTTAGTTTGTCCACAAACAGCGACTTGATACCTTGTGGAAGGATGTTTCTTTCATAAGTATCGGTAAAGGGGTTGTACTGGTGTAATATGGCCTGGTACACAAAGTTCTCGCGCAGAGGTGTCAGCATCTCACGTGACATCTTGCTCCTCATCAGTTCGATCAAAACAATGTTGAGGAACTTTTTGGACCAAGCGTATCGAAAAAAATCTTTCAGCTCTAAACTCGTACCGATCTCGTGAAAGAAGATAAAAACACACTTAGCTCGGCTCATCTTCGGCGTAATGTTCACAAGAAAGTCTAGATGTTCCGCTAGTATAGCCGAAAAATTTGCTCCTTTAATCTGTTCTACCAGCACGACGTTGACGGTCGATCGTTGAGCTCTGAGCAACAATAACCAACGCGAGGACCTGCAGGAGAATCTTCGTCGAACTGGTGAAGAATCTGTTATTAGGAGAGACGGataactattaataattttttgcactaGTCGCAATGACAGAGTCGACAAATTTCCTATGGGTGATCGACTGACGATCGTTACCGATCGCGTTCTCAAGTCATCCCTCGTCACGTGCTTTGCCAAATCCGTTATGAGTACATCGGTATCTATGCTATTTGTCAAAACGATCGAAAGATTGAGATACACTATGAAAGTCCAGAGTgcttgaattttaaaattcatttattatatTGGTCGCTTAGAAGCACAAAAACATAGTATGAGAAAAAGCTACCGCGACGAACTGCGACATGCTTTGTATTTGATTTGCAGAAAATAGTCCAATCTTAATTTATGAGATCGATCATAAATTGCCTAGACTCGAGTGGTTATGGGTGACCTTTCGTCGAGTCCTTCGTCAACAGGCAAATCACGCGACACTTGTGTGAATTCGTGAAAATCAATAAgtatgaaataattaaaacacCTAGCCCGATTTTCGGTCTCTAATTAACAAAACTTGatcgaaattcaaattcgaaTGCATTTCCAAATAATTTCGCAAATAAGCACAACAGCCGACACGAGATATCCAATCATCAACACGCAGATCAGCTTCTGGTTCAGTGATACTCCTTTGTCCACGAATCGATATTGAatttcctcctcttcttcacGATAAAGTCT is from Nasonia vitripennis strain AsymCx chromosome 1, Nvit_psr_1.1, whole genome shotgun sequence and encodes:
- the LOC103315515 gene encoding serine protease easter: MGFLTWRLLLLLLLLVVATHAEEQPPADCGRFLNFKYFVGNRTELDDYPWLALLEYDTPRGMLPACGGVLLSSRYVLTAGHCAANLGANWTLSGVRLGEYDISTPLDCLPDGDASNSSTCIPEHRSYAIERRIVHEKYSRDSTGRGHDLALLRLAEDVVFSEFVRPICLPTRSAQPQRFQVAGWGKLAGRRGTNFKLMSYITLANGTTCRNNYTGEKVFMAEDQFCAGGKKEEEVCIADSGGPMMGVEKMADGSYRMAVFGLLTTDSKFCDVPGWPGIFVDVLTYRDWILRNMKL